The Roseomonas marmotae genome contains a region encoding:
- a CDS encoding IS256 family transposase — MARRKEPRIPDAILDQLLAGADARTAFEQGGLLDELKKAFTERALNAEMDHHLAGEGGEGNSRNGYGRKSVVTDSGKLALEIPRDRQASFDPQLIAKYQRRFPGFDDKVISMYARGMSAREIVGHLRELYGIEVSPDLISAVTDAVLDEISAWQNRPLEPVYPVVFFDALRVKIRDEGLVRNKAVHIALGVRADGGKEILGLWLEQNEGAKFWLRVMNELRGRGVEDLLLAVVDGLKGFPEAILAVFPEAVVQTCIVHLLRQSLDFVAYKDRKPVAAALKAIYQAVDAAAAEAALTAFEAEFWGQKYPAIGQSWRRAWTEVVPFYAFSVEIRRFLYTTNAIEALNAKLRRAVRSRGHFPTDEAALKLLFLVLHRAEKEWTMPPREWSMAKAQFAVLFGERFTRAMA, encoded by the coding sequence ATGGCCCGACGGAAAGAGCCGCGGATCCCGGATGCGATCCTGGACCAGTTGCTGGCCGGTGCGGACGCCAGAACGGCCTTCGAGCAGGGCGGCCTGCTGGATGAGCTGAAGAAGGCGTTCACCGAGCGGGCGCTGAACGCCGAGATGGACCACCACTTGGCCGGAGAGGGTGGTGAAGGCAACAGCCGCAACGGCTATGGCCGGAAGTCGGTGGTCACTGACAGTGGCAAGCTGGCGCTGGAGATCCCACGCGACCGGCAGGCGAGCTTCGATCCGCAGCTGATCGCCAAGTACCAGCGGCGCTTCCCTGGCTTCGATGACAAGGTCATCTCGATGTACGCCCGCGGCATGAGCGCGCGGGAGATCGTGGGCCACCTGCGCGAACTCTACGGCATCGAGGTCTCGCCCGACCTGATCAGCGCTGTCACGGATGCCGTGCTCGACGAGATCAGCGCCTGGCAGAACCGGCCGCTGGAGCCCGTCTACCCGGTGGTGTTCTTCGATGCCCTGCGGGTGAAGATCCGGGATGAGGGCCTTGTCCGCAACAAGGCGGTGCACATCGCGCTGGGCGTCCGGGCCGACGGTGGCAAGGAGATCCTGGGCCTGTGGCTGGAGCAGAATGAGGGTGCGAAGTTCTGGCTGCGGGTGATGAACGAGCTGCGCGGCCGCGGTGTCGAGGACCTGCTGCTGGCGGTGGTAGACGGGCTGAAGGGCTTCCCTGAGGCCATCCTGGCAGTGTTCCCGGAGGCCGTGGTGCAGACTTGCATTGTTCACCTCCTGCGCCAGAGCCTGGACTTCGTCGCCTACAAGGACCGCAAGCCCGTGGCCGCGGCGCTGAAGGCGATCTACCAGGCCGTGGATGCCGCCGCCGCCGAAGCGGCCCTGACTGCCTTTGAAGCAGAATTCTGGGGCCAGAAATATCCCGCCATTGGCCAGAGCTGGCGCCGCGCCTGGACCGAGGTCGTGCCGTTCTACGCATTCAGCGTCGAAATCAGACGGTTCCTCTACACCACCAATGCCATTGAGGCGCTGAACGCGAAGCTGCGCCGTGCAGTTCGAAGCCGAGGGCACTTCCCCACGGATGAGGCCGCCCTGAAGCTGCTGTTTCTGGTCTTGCACCGGGCGGAGAAGGAGTGGACCATGCCGCCGCGGGAATGGTCCATGGCTAAGGCGCAGTTCGCCGTTCTGTTCGGCGAGCGCTTCACTCGCGCCATGGCCTGA